The following nucleotide sequence is from Diospyros lotus cultivar Yz01 chromosome 3, ASM1463336v1, whole genome shotgun sequence.
tctttttgaacatgaaCATGATCGTCACCTTCCCCTTCATCTCCGCCGTGCTGGTCAGAGGCAGGATCCCTGAGCTCAAATCGCTGGCCAGTTGTTGACTGTTCGCACCGTTGGCCAGCGTGGCCAAATCCACAGCAACTTCCAGCTTCTTTGTCGATCGGAAATTGGCCTTGGACTTCCGGACCGTGGCGATGCCGACCTGGGTGCCGTTATAGTAGAACAAGATGGTGGTGTTGTCGAACTTGTAAGGGCCGAAGTTGGTGTTCTTCACGCCGAGTGTGGCATTCATCTTCAAATTGAAGGAAGGATTCGATGTTTGAACATCAAAGGTAGGAAACGTCGCGGATAGGATCCGAAACTTGGGGGTTCTGAATTTCATCACCGTCATTGAAAACAAGGCGATAACAGCCGTCTGAAAGATCACAAAGGCTATGATATACAGTATCCACTTCTTCCGCTTCTGGCGGCGGAGCTCGTCGTCGGAAAAAGCCGTGTCGGCCTCTGCATCGCTTCGGCCATAATACCCATTGGCCGGCGCCAATGGAGAGCCTGCCTTATGATTCTGCATCATCGCTTGATTTCttggagaagatgaaagaatgGGATGAAAGTGTTGTGTTGGTACCGGGATGGATATGGGAGCTTGATGATGAGCtgctataaatatatatatagatatagatatagatatggAGGTGGTGACAGAAATTAGTGTTTGACTAATGTTCCTTAGCGTAGCATGAAGGTTCGTCGTGGATGGAGGCGTCGAAAAGTGTTTCAATTCAGTTAGATTGGCGCGTAACGTACTCTCCAAATTGGCAGGCTTCTAGATGGGAAaatgatggatggatggatgacGCCACCCTGCCCCCACCGTGTACGGATAACCCAGCTTCCTCTTTCCTTTCCTCTTTAATCTCgaattctcaattttctccaaaacCCTCATACTTTTCTGGTTATTAATTCTAATGCAGATCGGCCTCCGATTATTTATTACTACTGAAAGCTAACAGGATAGTTAATATAACAAGAGTACGCTTTATTTCTCCCACGTGCGTAGAACGTGTATGGGGGTGagaaatttcatctttttacaccaaaaaatacactttattatgtgtattttaagaaacaaatatttaattcaaCCGAGGTtta
It contains:
- the LOC127797825 gene encoding late embryogenesis abundant protein At1g64065-like; the encoded protein is MMQNHKAGSPLAPANGYYGRSDAEADTAFSDDELRRQKRKKWILYIIAFVIFQTAVIALFSMTVMKFRTPKFRILSATFPTFDVQTSNPSFNLKMNATLGVKNTNFGPYKFDNTTILFYYNGTQVGIATVRKSKANFRSTKKLEVAVDLATLANGANSQQLASDLSSGILPLTSTAEMKGKVTIMFMFKKKKSTKLDCSMEVNTKTKALQNVKCK